The Oscillatoria sp. FACHB-1407 genomic interval TGAACAGGAATTGAATTATGTCACCTGCAACTTCTAAACTCTACCGTCATTTGTTTGTTACTGCTTTAGGATGGCTAGCGGCTGGACTGTTATTCTTTCCCATTTTTTGGATGGTTTTAACGAGCTTCAAGACTGAAGTTGAAGCAGTTTCCTTACCGCCTAAACTCTTTTTTCAACCCACATTAGAAAACTACGTTTCAATTCAAGAACGAGCAGATTACTTGTCATTTGCGATCAACAGTATTGTGGTATCAGTTGGGTCAACACTACTGGCAATTCTACTGGCGGTTCCTGCTGCCTATGCGATGGCATTCTTCCCGACGAAACGGACTAAAGGTACGTTGTTGTGGATGCTTTCGACTAAAATGCTGCCTCCCGTTGGGGTATTAGTTCCCATTTACTTATTATTTCGAGATTCCAATTTACTCGATACGCGCATTGGTTTAACGATTATCTATACCCTGATTAATCTTCCAATTGTGGTGTGGATGATCTATACCTTCTTCAAAGATGTTCCCAAAGATATTCTCGAAGCTGGACGCATGGATGGAGCATCCCCCAAGCAAGAAGTATTTCATGTGCTGATGCCACTGGCACTACCGGGTATT includes:
- a CDS encoding carbohydrate ABC transporter permease gives rise to the protein MSPATSKLYRHLFVTALGWLAAGLLFFPIFWMVLTSFKTEVEAVSLPPKLFFQPTLENYVSIQERADYLSFAINSIVVSVGSTLLAILLAVPAAYAMAFFPTKRTKGTLLWMLSTKMLPPVGVLVPIYLLFRDSNLLDTRIGLTIIYTLINLPIVVWMIYTFFKDVPKDILEAGRMDGASPKQEVFHVLMPLALPGIASTALLSIILSWNEAFWSLNLTTTNAAPLTTFIASFSSPQGLFWAQLSAASTLAIAPILIFGWLSQRQLVRGLTFGAVK